In Actinomadura citrea, a single window of DNA contains:
- the trxA gene encoding thioredoxin — protein MTAPITVTDATFADEVLSSDTPVLVDFWADWCGPCRMIAPVLEQIAAEQDGKIKIAKMDYDANPQTPGKYGVMGLPTLLLLKNGEVVEQIVGAKPKRALMKVIEPHL, from the coding sequence GTGACGGCCCCGATCACCGTGACCGACGCGACGTTCGCGGACGAGGTCCTGAGCAGTGACACCCCCGTTCTGGTCGACTTCTGGGCCGACTGGTGCGGGCCGTGCCGCATGATCGCTCCCGTGCTGGAGCAGATCGCCGCCGAGCAGGACGGCAAGATCAAGATCGCGAAGATGGACTACGACGCGAACCCGCAGACGCCGGGCAAGTACGGCGTGATGGGGCTGCCCACGCTGCTGCTCCTCAAGAACGGCGAGGTCGTGGAGCAGATCGTCGGCGCCAAGCCGAAGCGCGCCCTGATGAAGGTCATCGAACCGCACCTGTGA
- a CDS encoding class I SAM-dependent methyltransferase, with amino-acid sequence MKISDVVAFMGHQVHVCRYREAGTLLDWMGRDLRGKRVLDVAGGDGYWAGRARRRGADAVSIDLARGKMVYGRTLAHAPALVECDALRLPFADGSFDAVLSVCAIEHFDDGGRSLDEMARVLKPGGEIFMSADVLSRADAWPKLRDAHKAKYHVQHTYTHDSLGKLMDERGLDLVGHSYQFRTAATERLYLSLSTYGGKVGFNAAAPLTPLVALADRAAPNERGSIVLVRARKRQGVRGRSA; translated from the coding sequence ATGAAGATTTCCGATGTGGTCGCCTTCATGGGGCACCAGGTGCACGTATGCCGGTACCGCGAGGCGGGGACGCTGCTCGACTGGATGGGGCGCGACCTGCGCGGCAAGCGGGTCCTCGACGTCGCGGGCGGTGACGGCTACTGGGCCGGCCGCGCGCGCCGGCGCGGCGCCGACGCCGTCTCGATCGACCTGGCCCGCGGCAAGATGGTCTACGGGCGGACGCTCGCGCACGCCCCCGCGCTGGTCGAGTGCGACGCGCTGCGGCTGCCGTTCGCCGACGGCTCGTTCGACGCGGTCCTGTCGGTCTGCGCGATCGAGCACTTCGACGACGGGGGCAGGTCCCTGGACGAGATGGCGCGGGTCCTCAAGCCCGGCGGTGAGATCTTCATGTCCGCCGACGTGCTGAGCCGTGCCGACGCCTGGCCGAAACTGCGCGACGCGCACAAGGCCAAGTACCACGTCCAGCACACCTACACCCACGACAGCCTGGGCAAGCTGATGGACGAGCGCGGCCTGGACCTCGTCGGGCACAGCTACCAGTTCCGCACCGCCGCCACCGAGCGCCTCTACCTGTCCCTGTCCACCTACGGCGGCAAGGTCGGCTTCAACGCCGCCGCGCCGCTCACGCCGCTCGTCGCGCTCGCCGACCGCGCCGCACCGAACGAGCGCGGCAGCATCGTTCTGGTCCGGGCCCGGAAAAGACAGGGCGTGCGGGGGCGGAGCGCGTAA
- a CDS encoding glycosyltransferase family 4 protein, with amino-acid sequence MRVAIVGPAFPYKGGGARHTTELAHRLAAAGHDVVIESWRAQYPSFLYPGQQTISEPEGEPFPGTRRRLDWRRPDGWWRTGRALRSCDLVVLVVLSTVQVPAYLGILAGLRGRAPVVALCHNVLPHERKPYDEPLMRRLLRKADGVLVHTEAQADLARGLTRRPVRVAEMAAHLPAAGAAAPGDGKVRRRLLFFGIVRPYKGLDVLLRALAEGPDDVALTVAGEFWGGLDETRELVGSLDLTSRVELRPGYVPAADLPGLFAAADALVMPYRSATSSQNVWMAYEHGLPVIATDVGGFAAQIRDGVDGLVCAPDDVPSLAGALRRFYTPGEPERLRSGVRPVDHGPVWAAYLDALTGAVR; translated from the coding sequence ATGCGCGTCGCGATCGTCGGGCCCGCGTTCCCCTACAAGGGCGGCGGCGCCCGGCACACCACCGAGCTGGCGCACCGGCTGGCGGCGGCCGGCCACGACGTCGTCATCGAGTCCTGGCGGGCCCAGTACCCCTCGTTCCTGTACCCCGGCCAGCAGACGATCTCCGAGCCGGAGGGGGAGCCGTTCCCCGGCACCCGGCGCCGGCTCGACTGGCGCCGCCCGGACGGGTGGTGGCGCACCGGCCGCGCGCTGCGGTCGTGCGACCTGGTCGTCCTCGTGGTGCTCAGCACCGTCCAAGTGCCGGCCTACCTGGGGATCCTCGCCGGGCTCCGGGGCCGGGCCCCGGTGGTGGCGCTGTGCCACAACGTGCTGCCGCACGAGCGCAAGCCGTACGACGAGCCGCTGATGAGGCGCCTGCTGCGCAAGGCGGACGGCGTCCTCGTCCACACCGAGGCGCAGGCCGACCTGGCGCGGGGGCTCACCCGGCGGCCCGTGCGGGTCGCGGAGATGGCCGCGCACCTGCCCGCGGCCGGCGCCGCCGCGCCCGGCGACGGGAAGGTGCGCCGGCGGCTGCTGTTCTTCGGGATCGTCCGCCCGTACAAGGGGCTGGACGTCCTGCTGCGCGCCCTCGCCGAGGGCCCGGACGACGTGGCGCTCACCGTCGCGGGCGAGTTCTGGGGCGGCCTGGACGAGACCCGCGAGCTGGTCGGCTCGCTGGACCTGACGTCCAGGGTGGAGCTGCGGCCCGGGTACGTCCCGGCCGCCGACCTCCCGGGGCTGTTCGCCGCGGCCGACGCGCTCGTCATGCCCTACCGGTCGGCGACGTCGTCGCAGAACGTGTGGATGGCCTACGAGCACGGCCTCCCGGTGATCGCCACCGATGTGGGCGGGTTCGCCGCGCAGATCCGCGACGGCGTGGACGGGCTGGTCTGCGCGCCGGACGACGTGCCCTCGCTCGCCGGCGCCCTCCGCCGCTTCTACACGCCGGGGGAGCCGGAGCGCCTGCGCTCCGGCGTCCGCCCGGTCGACCACGGCCCGGTGTGGGCCGCCTACCTCGACGCGCTCACAGGTGCGGTTCGATGA
- a CDS encoding TIGR03089 family protein translates to MSAHAGAAGTPAELLRRRVADDPSRPLVTFYDDASGERVELSARTFGNWVAKTANFLVDGLAAEPGTRVVLVLPPHWQTAVWLMACWSAGLVAEPVDPEDFRRGGAEPAGASDPYILAAAQEVLDDVLADDVLAGGAEEIVGLSLHALGGPLADCPPGVTDYAAEVRAYGDRFVPGPGVVPEAPALSVTKTTFSAAELVGAARGAVEKWELDARDRLLVDMSFATLDGVLTCLLAPLASGASVIIQRNFDKAALDRRLTLEHVTVVAGTPGPNDESGSVYRLP, encoded by the coding sequence ATGAGCGCACATGCCGGGGCCGCGGGCACGCCCGCCGAGCTGCTGCGGCGGCGGGTCGCGGACGACCCGTCCCGCCCGCTGGTCACCTTCTACGACGACGCGAGCGGCGAACGCGTCGAGCTGTCCGCGCGGACGTTCGGGAACTGGGTGGCCAAGACGGCGAACTTCCTGGTGGACGGCCTCGCCGCCGAGCCGGGGACCCGCGTCGTCCTGGTCCTGCCGCCGCACTGGCAGACCGCGGTGTGGCTGATGGCCTGCTGGTCGGCGGGTCTCGTCGCCGAGCCGGTCGACCCGGAGGATTTCCGGCGCGGCGGAGCCGAACCGGCCGGGGCGTCCGATCCGTACATCCTGGCGGCGGCGCAGGAGGTGCTGGACGACGTGCTCGCGGACGACGTGCTCGCAGGAGGGGCCGAGGAGATCGTCGGCCTGTCGCTGCACGCGCTCGGCGGCCCGCTCGCCGACTGCCCGCCCGGCGTGACCGACTACGCGGCGGAGGTGCGCGCGTACGGAGACCGATTCGTCCCCGGCCCCGGGGTGGTGCCGGAGGCCCCCGCACTGAGTGTGACAAAGACCACATTCAGCGCGGCGGAGCTGGTGGGCGCCGCGCGCGGGGCCGTTGAGAAATGGGAGCTGGACGCACGCGACCGGCTCCTGGTTGACATGTCCTTCGCCACACTCGACGGGGTACTGACCTGCCTACTGGCACCACTAGCCTCGGGTGCTTCCGTCATAATCCAACGAAACTTTGACAAAGCCGCCCTAGATCGTCGCCTGACCCTGGAGCATGTGACGGTGGTGGCCGGTACGCCCGGACCGAATGACGAATCCGGCTCCGTGTACCGCCTCCCCTGA
- a CDS encoding LCP family protein — protein MNSNPMYMEYVDDADPQPAPRRGWRILGWVCIGLSAVMVVGSLTAYGLYRRAFGNISHEDVNAQLGPNRPKKLNSAMNILMLGSDTREGSNAKYGRSMKNEPPRSDTMILLHLSPGGGQAMGISFPRDLMVRMPSCKSRKGGTIPAQTRAQINSAFTNGGAACVIKTIESISNIRIDHFMQVDFNGFKSITSAVGGVPVCLPKDVDDPKSKLKLSRGKHKIKGETALAYVRVRHGLGDGSDTDRIKRQQKFMGSLAGQAMSAGVLSNPRRMLQLMNAVTKSLTTDKELTPQVMMDIGKEMQGMTTGKLRFVTVPSGPDPLDPNRVALTTGAQPFFSAVRNDKTVPKEPAPGATKIPPSQVRVRVYNGSGIDGQAGRVADDLESQGFQVTVGGNAPAPTTATKVLYGAGADQQAQTLTSMIPSKPQAAARTTGGTPGVVDLIVGQNWTNLKSAGGGIPKQQGEIRASDDICKES, from the coding sequence ATGAACAGCAACCCGATGTACATGGAGTACGTCGACGACGCCGACCCGCAGCCGGCGCCGCGACGTGGCTGGCGCATCCTCGGCTGGGTCTGCATCGGACTCTCGGCGGTCATGGTGGTCGGCTCTCTCACCGCCTACGGCCTGTACCGCCGGGCGTTCGGGAACATCTCGCACGAGGATGTCAACGCCCAGCTCGGCCCCAACCGGCCGAAGAAGCTGAACAGCGCGATGAACATCCTGATGCTCGGGTCCGACACCCGTGAGGGCTCGAACGCCAAGTACGGCCGCTCGATGAAGAACGAGCCGCCCCGCTCGGACACGATGATCCTGCTGCACCTGTCCCCCGGCGGCGGCCAGGCGATGGGCATCAGCTTCCCCCGCGACCTGATGGTCCGGATGCCGTCCTGCAAGAGCCGCAAGGGCGGGACGATCCCGGCGCAGACCCGCGCGCAGATCAACTCGGCGTTCACCAACGGCGGCGCGGCCTGCGTCATCAAGACGATCGAGAGCATCTCCAACATCCGGATCGACCACTTCATGCAGGTCGACTTCAACGGGTTCAAGTCCATCACCAGTGCCGTCGGCGGCGTCCCGGTGTGCCTTCCCAAGGACGTCGACGACCCCAAGTCCAAGCTCAAGCTGAGCCGGGGCAAGCACAAGATCAAGGGCGAGACGGCGCTGGCGTACGTGCGCGTGCGGCACGGCCTCGGCGACGGCTCCGACACCGACCGCATCAAGCGCCAGCAGAAGTTCATGGGCTCCCTCGCCGGCCAGGCGATGAGCGCCGGTGTGCTCAGCAACCCCAGGCGCATGCTCCAGCTGATGAACGCCGTGACCAAGTCGCTCACCACCGACAAGGAGCTGACGCCGCAGGTCATGATGGACATCGGCAAGGAGATGCAGGGCATGACCACCGGCAAGCTGCGGTTCGTGACCGTCCCGTCCGGGCCCGACCCCCTGGACCCGAACCGGGTGGCGCTCACTACCGGCGCCCAGCCGTTCTTCTCCGCCGTCCGCAACGACAAGACCGTGCCGAAGGAGCCCGCGCCGGGCGCCACGAAGATCCCGCCGAGCCAGGTGCGCGTGCGGGTCTACAACGGCAGCGGCATCGACGGCCAGGCCGGTCGCGTCGCCGACGACCTGGAGTCGCAGGGCTTCCAGGTCACCGTCGGCGGGAACGCCCCCGCGCCCACCACCGCCACGAAGGTGCTGTACGGTGCCGGTGCCGACCAGCAGGCGCAGACCCTGACCTCGATGATCCCGAGCAAGCCGCAGGCCGCGGCGCGCACCACGGGTGGCACGCCGGGCGTCGTCGACCTGATCGTCGGCCAGAACTGGACGAACCTCAAGAGCGCCGGCGGCGGCATCCCGAAGCAGCAGGGTGAGATCCGCGCCAGCGACGACATCTGCAAGGAGAGCTGA
- a CDS encoding acyltransferase family protein, translating into MAARKVRDPFFDNAKYFAILLVVAGHSLANLLNVPLAKGLYLFIYMFHMPLFIVITGYFSRNWTFSGGKARKLITNVGVPYVVFEFAYSLYDWLAGRNHLEISLLNPYYLTWFLCALFMWRLSTPVWQQIRWPLAVATVFALLSYMSDLGGTFDIHRVIGLLPFYVLGLTLKPVHFELLKKPIARPIGAVVLAAGLAGSYLVMNHMSRSWIYWKHANFELGVGNLTGTVVRIAMFAAAVVLVAAFLSLIPRGRYWFTALGSYTLYAYLLHGFVTRLLNFTGWWGADWMHTPAGVAIVVAGALVVGTFLCSKPVVRTMSWALEPKMTRVFTPLRRPARSR; encoded by the coding sequence GTGGCCGCCCGCAAGGTGCGCGACCCCTTCTTCGACAATGCCAAGTACTTCGCGATCCTGCTGGTGGTGGCGGGACACTCTCTGGCCAACCTGCTGAACGTTCCGCTGGCCAAGGGTCTCTACCTGTTCATCTACATGTTCCATATGCCGCTGTTCATCGTGATCACCGGCTATTTCTCCCGGAACTGGACGTTCTCCGGCGGCAAGGCCCGCAAACTGATCACCAACGTCGGGGTGCCGTACGTGGTGTTCGAGTTCGCCTACTCCCTCTACGACTGGCTCGCGGGCCGCAACCACCTTGAGATCAGCCTGCTGAACCCGTACTACCTGACGTGGTTCCTGTGCGCGCTGTTCATGTGGCGGCTGTCCACCCCGGTCTGGCAGCAGATCCGCTGGCCGCTCGCCGTGGCGACGGTGTTCGCGCTCCTGTCGTACATGAGCGACCTCGGCGGGACGTTCGACATCCACCGGGTGATCGGGCTGCTGCCCTTCTACGTCCTCGGCCTCACCCTGAAGCCGGTGCACTTCGAGCTGCTGAAGAAGCCGATCGCGCGGCCGATCGGCGCCGTGGTGCTCGCCGCCGGCCTCGCCGGCTCCTATCTCGTCATGAACCACATGTCGCGGAGCTGGATCTACTGGAAGCACGCGAACTTCGAACTCGGCGTCGGCAACCTCACCGGCACCGTGGTGCGGATCGCGATGTTCGCCGCGGCGGTCGTCCTCGTCGCCGCGTTCCTCAGCCTCATCCCGCGCGGGCGGTACTGGTTCACCGCTCTCGGCTCCTACACGCTGTACGCCTACCTGCTGCACGGGTTCGTGACCCGGCTGCTCAACTTCACCGGCTGGTGGGGCGCCGACTGGATGCACACCCCGGCCGGGGTGGCCATCGTGGTCGCCGGCGCCCTGGTGGTCGGAACGTTCCTGTGCTCCAAGCCCGTCGTCCGGACGATGAGCTGGGCACTGGAGCCGAAGATGACGCGGGTCTTCACCCCGCTGAGAAGACCCGCCCGCTCCCGCTGA
- a CDS encoding DNA-3-methyladenine glycosylase family protein translates to MSVAEPPGVAGEATAGRLPGRVREWRPPWALDLRDALSPHRRGSRDPACRFERDGSVWRTSHTPDGPGTLRVGWTGDAVEATAWGPGAEWLLEGVPELLGAADEPDGFVARHDVVRDQVLKRPGLRIGRTRRVFEALVPAVMEQKVLGQEAWRAWAYLLRRFGQPAPGAPHLRVPPPPEVWIRIPSWEWHRSGLEAVRARTIIGAARVARRLEEDPAEARLRSLPGIGVWTAAEVRQRAVGDPDAVSVGDYHLPGLVGWALAGRKVDDAGMLELLEPYAGHRYRVTRLLESSGMHPPRRGPRLPVRDYRSF, encoded by the coding sequence TTGAGCGTTGCTGAACCGCCCGGGGTGGCCGGGGAGGCGACCGCTGGGCGCCTCCCCGGCCGGGTCCGGGAGTGGCGGCCGCCGTGGGCGCTGGATCTGCGCGACGCGCTATCGCCGCACCGGCGCGGGTCGCGCGATCCGGCGTGCCGGTTCGAGCGGGACGGGTCCGTCTGGCGGACGTCCCACACCCCTGACGGGCCCGGCACGCTGCGGGTCGGGTGGACCGGGGACGCCGTCGAGGCCACGGCCTGGGGGCCCGGCGCCGAATGGCTGCTGGAGGGGGTGCCCGAACTACTGGGGGCGGCCGACGAGCCGGACGGGTTCGTCGCGCGGCACGACGTGGTTCGCGATCAGGTGCTCAAGCGCCCGGGGCTGCGGATCGGACGGACGCGGCGGGTCTTCGAGGCGCTCGTGCCGGCGGTGATGGAGCAGAAGGTGCTGGGGCAGGAGGCGTGGCGCGCCTGGGCCTACCTGCTGCGCAGGTTCGGGCAGCCCGCGCCCGGCGCCCCGCACCTGCGGGTCCCGCCGCCGCCGGAGGTCTGGATCCGGATTCCCTCGTGGGAGTGGCACCGGTCCGGCCTGGAGGCCGTCCGGGCCCGGACGATCATCGGGGCGGCGCGGGTCGCGCGGCGGCTGGAGGAGGACCCGGCCGAGGCGCGGCTGCGTTCGCTGCCGGGCATCGGCGTGTGGACGGCCGCCGAGGTCAGGCAGCGCGCGGTGGGCGATCCCGACGCCGTCTCCGTCGGCGACTACCACCTGCCCGGCCTGGTCGGCTGGGCGCTGGCGGGCCGCAAGGTCGACGACGCCGGGATGCTGGAACTGCTGGAGCCCTACGCCGGTCATCGCTACCGGGTCACCCGGCTGCTGGAATCGTCCGGGATGCACCCGCCGAGGCGTGGCCCCCGCTTGCCGGTCCGGGACTACCGGTCCTTCTGA
- a CDS encoding glycosyltransferase family 2 protein has protein sequence MSTQSVEPKSQPPADVEPASDPAPVPDPVPAPGPPAASDTVHVTIVLPCYNEQDHVIDEVERICEAMDGSGKTYELLAVDDCSTDATLARLEEAAPRFPHMRIMAFQHNSGSGTVRRIGSQQARGDIVVWTDADMSYPNERIPELIEVLDSDPAVDQVVGARTTEEGTHKALRVPAKWFIRKVAERLTNTRIPDLNSGLRAFRREVSLPYLRLLPPGFSCVTTITIAFLSNQHPVRYVPIDYAKRAGKSKFHFTKDAYRYILQVLRMVMYFNPLKVLMPPALWLIVIGLLKGVFDMVVHFGYFANNTIMIFVTGLIIASLALLADLIVRSRGDV, from the coding sequence GTGAGCACCCAGTCTGTCGAGCCGAAGTCCCAGCCGCCCGCCGATGTGGAGCCCGCGTCCGACCCCGCGCCCGTGCCCGATCCGGTGCCCGCGCCCGGTCCGCCGGCCGCGTCCGACACCGTCCACGTCACGATCGTCCTGCCCTGCTACAACGAGCAGGACCACGTGATCGACGAGGTCGAGCGCATCTGCGAGGCGATGGACGGCAGCGGAAAGACCTACGAGCTGCTGGCCGTCGACGACTGCTCGACGGACGCGACGCTCGCCCGGCTGGAGGAGGCGGCGCCCCGCTTCCCGCACATGCGCATCATGGCGTTCCAGCACAACAGCGGGTCGGGCACCGTCCGGCGCATCGGCTCCCAGCAGGCCCGCGGCGACATCGTCGTGTGGACGGACGCCGACATGTCCTACCCGAACGAGCGGATCCCCGAGCTGATCGAGGTCCTGGACTCCGACCCGGCGGTCGACCAGGTCGTCGGGGCGCGCACCACCGAGGAGGGCACGCACAAGGCGCTCCGGGTGCCCGCCAAGTGGTTCATCCGGAAAGTCGCCGAGCGGCTCACCAACACCAGGATCCCCGACCTGAACTCGGGGCTGCGCGCGTTCCGCCGCGAGGTGTCGCTGCCGTACCTGCGGCTGCTGCCGCCCGGGTTCTCCTGCGTCACGACGATCACCATCGCGTTCCTGTCGAACCAGCACCCGGTCCGGTACGTGCCGATCGACTACGCCAAGCGGGCCGGCAAGTCGAAGTTCCACTTCACCAAGGACGCCTACCGCTACATCCTGCAGGTGCTGCGGATGGTGATGTACTTCAACCCGCTCAAGGTGCTGATGCCGCCCGCGCTGTGGCTGATCGTGATCGGGCTGCTCAAGGGCGTGTTCGACATGGTGGTGCACTTCGGCTACTTCGCCAACAACACCATCATGATCTTCGTGACGGGGTTGATCATCGCGTCGCTGGCGCTGCTGGCCGACCTGATCGTCCGTTCGCGCGGCGACGTCTAG
- a CDS encoding lysylphosphatidylglycerol synthase transmembrane domain-containing protein encodes MKVVAVRSLRVLLVLLALAFCGYSVASQWDAAVDAFRQMSWAALAGALAAGLAGLFVWMLGWREFLAGLGSPLPVRAVFRISGISQLGKYVPGKVWALVTQIEMTREHKVPPERSFGSTMLAVATSTSCGLAVAAVTLPLTSAAARREYWWLFLLAPVLLAMLHPRIVSWALGVMLRLVRRPPLEHPVGLGATLRAVGWTVLGWALFGVHTWLLCAAVGGDGRGLPFLATGAYALAFVAGFLVFIAPGGIGAREAALTVVLTPVLPAGAPVVVAIASRVLLTAADLLIAGVAFLLGRTAPGTGNEPRSKELVTGTPPTTGTPPTTGTQPTKEGP; translated from the coding sequence ATGAAGGTCGTCGCCGTCCGGAGCCTGCGCGTGCTCCTGGTCCTGCTCGCGCTCGCGTTCTGCGGCTACAGCGTGGCGTCCCAGTGGGACGCCGCGGTGGACGCGTTCCGGCAGATGTCGTGGGCGGCGCTCGCCGGGGCGCTCGCCGCCGGCCTGGCGGGGCTCTTCGTCTGGATGCTCGGCTGGCGGGAGTTCCTCGCCGGGCTCGGGTCGCCGCTGCCGGTGCGGGCCGTCTTCCGGATCTCGGGGATCAGCCAGCTCGGCAAGTACGTCCCGGGCAAGGTGTGGGCGCTGGTCACGCAGATCGAGATGACGCGCGAGCACAAGGTGCCGCCCGAGCGCAGCTTCGGCTCGACGATGCTGGCGGTCGCGACGTCCACCTCGTGCGGGCTCGCGGTCGCGGCGGTGACGCTGCCGCTGACGTCCGCGGCGGCGCGCCGGGAGTACTGGTGGCTGTTCCTGCTGGCGCCCGTCCTGCTGGCCATGCTGCACCCGAGAATCGTGAGCTGGGCGCTCGGCGTGATGCTCAGGCTCGTGCGCCGGCCGCCGCTGGAGCACCCGGTCGGCCTGGGCGCGACGCTCAGGGCCGTCGGGTGGACGGTCCTCGGCTGGGCCCTGTTCGGCGTGCACACCTGGCTGCTGTGCGCGGCCGTGGGCGGCGACGGCAGGGGGCTGCCGTTCCTGGCGACCGGGGCGTACGCGCTGGCATTCGTCGCCGGCTTCCTCGTCTTCATCGCGCCGGGCGGCATCGGGGCCCGGGAGGCGGCGCTGACGGTCGTGCTGACGCCGGTGCTCCCGGCGGGCGCGCCGGTCGTGGTCGCGATCGCGTCCCGGGTGCTGCTGACCGCCGCCGACCTGCTGATCGCGGGCGTGGCGTTCCTGCTGGGCAGGACGGCCCCGGGCACCGGGAATGAACCGCGGTCCAAGGAGCTTGTGACGGGTACGCCGCCCACGACGGGTACGCCGCCCACGACGGGCACGCAGCCTACGAAGGAGGGACCGTGA
- a CDS encoding glycosyltransferase family 4 protein gives MGPRILLDATAVPADRGGLGRYVDGLLCALHRQGADLAVACQRADAERYEGLVPGARVVAGPATLSHRATRLAWEQSGLPHVALRVGAEVIHLPTYTMPVSAGLPTVVTIHDVTLFAEPELHDPVRTSYIKSATRTAARRATRLIAPSRATRDELVRILGADPSHIDVAYHGVDHEVFHRPSEPEVKHVSDRLGLHGRPYIAYLGALEPRKNVPNLIRGWVRACAGREDAPALVLAGSGGWDDEVDAALATVPLELRVLRPGYLSWSDLPGFFGGALVVALPSRGEGFGLPVLEAMSCGAPVLTTHRGPLPEVGGDAVAYTELDPDGIGAALASLIDDPSRRAELAEAAHTRSERFSWSASAEAHMASYQRAVDQYASARTH, from the coding sequence GTGGGGCCTCGGATTCTGCTCGACGCCACCGCCGTGCCTGCCGATCGCGGCGGGCTCGGCCGGTACGTGGACGGGCTGCTGTGCGCCCTGCACCGGCAGGGCGCCGACCTCGCGGTCGCCTGCCAGCGTGCGGACGCCGAACGCTATGAGGGCCTCGTGCCCGGCGCGCGGGTCGTCGCCGGCCCCGCGACGCTCTCGCACCGCGCCACCCGCCTGGCCTGGGAGCAGTCGGGCCTGCCGCACGTGGCCCTGCGCGTCGGCGCCGAGGTCATCCACCTGCCCACCTACACGATGCCGGTGAGCGCGGGCCTGCCGACCGTGGTGACGATCCACGACGTCACCCTGTTCGCCGAGCCGGAGCTGCACGACCCGGTGCGCACCTCCTACATCAAGTCGGCGACGCGCACCGCCGCCCGCCGCGCGACCCGGCTGATCGCCCCGTCCCGCGCGACGCGCGACGAGCTGGTCCGCATCCTCGGCGCCGACCCGTCCCACATCGACGTCGCCTACCACGGCGTCGACCACGAGGTCTTCCACCGCCCGTCCGAGCCGGAGGTCAAGCACGTCTCCGACCGCCTCGGCCTGCACGGCCGCCCGTACATCGCCTACCTGGGCGCGCTGGAGCCGCGCAAGAACGTCCCCAACCTGATCCGCGGCTGGGTGCGGGCCTGCGCCGGCCGCGAGGACGCCCCGGCGCTCGTCCTGGCGGGCAGCGGCGGCTGGGACGACGAGGTCGACGCGGCCCTCGCCACCGTCCCGCTGGAACTGCGCGTCCTGCGTCCCGGCTACCTGTCCTGGTCGGACCTGCCCGGCTTCTTCGGCGGTGCCCTGGTCGTCGCGCTCCCGAGCCGCGGCGAGGGCTTCGGGCTGCCCGTCCTGGAGGCCATGTCCTGCGGCGCGCCCGTCCTGACCACCCACCGCGGGCCCCTCCCCGAGGTCGGCGGCGACGCGGTCGCCTACACCGAACTCGACCCGGACGGCATCGGCGCCGCCCTCGCCTCCCTGATCGACGATCCGTCCCGCCGCGCCGAGCTCGCCGAGGCCGCGCACACCCGCTCCGAGAGGTTCTCCTGGTCGGCGTCCGCGGAGGCCCACATGGCCTCCTACCAGCGTGCCGTGGACCAGTACGCTTCCGCACGCACCCACTAG
- a CDS encoding sugar phosphate nucleotidyltransferase — translation MEAILLVGGQGTRLRPLTISTPKPLLPTAGVAFLAHQLARAHASGVERIVFATSYRAEMFEAAFGDRAYGVDLAYVSEDEPLGTGGAIRNAARALSCGPDDPVLILNGDILSGHDVRAQVKLHEAAAAEVTLHLTEVDDPSRFGCVPTADDGRVTAFLEKTPHPVTNQINAGCYVFRRSAIDAIPEHEVVSVERETFPSLISSGAVVMGYVESGYWLDVGTPEAFVRGSRDLVLGALASPAMPGEPGERLALAGARVAPGAVVRGGTTVGRGAVVEAGATVIGSVLLEDSFVAEGATVRDSVLSRGARVGPGAVLDGVVLGDGAVVGPGNELRCGVRVWPGIKLPPTAVRFSADD, via the coding sequence GTGGAAGCGATCCTCCTGGTGGGAGGTCAAGGCACCCGCCTGCGCCCCTTGACGATCTCCACCCCGAAACCCCTGCTCCCCACCGCCGGGGTCGCGTTCCTCGCGCACCAGCTGGCCCGCGCGCACGCCTCGGGCGTCGAGCGCATCGTGTTCGCCACGTCCTACCGCGCCGAGATGTTCGAGGCCGCCTTCGGCGACCGCGCCTACGGCGTCGACCTCGCCTACGTCAGCGAGGACGAGCCGCTCGGCACCGGCGGCGCCATCCGCAACGCCGCGCGCGCCCTCTCCTGCGGCCCGGACGACCCGGTCCTGATCCTGAACGGCGACATCCTGTCGGGCCACGACGTCCGTGCCCAGGTGAAGCTGCACGAGGCGGCCGCGGCCGAGGTGACGCTGCATCTCACCGAGGTCGACGACCCGTCCCGCTTCGGATGCGTCCCCACGGCCGACGACGGCCGTGTCACGGCGTTCCTGGAGAAGACGCCCCATCCGGTGACGAACCAGATCAACGCGGGCTGCTACGTCTTCCGCCGCTCGGCCATCGACGCGATCCCCGAGCACGAGGTGGTCTCCGTCGAGCGCGAGACGTTCCCCTCGCTCATCTCCTCCGGTGCGGTGGTCATGGGCTACGTCGAGTCGGGCTACTGGCTGGACGTCGGCACCCCCGAGGCCTTCGTCCGGGGGTCGCGCGACCTCGTCCTCGGCGCCCTGGCCTCGCCCGCCATGCCCGGCGAGCCGGGCGAGCGCCTCGCCCTCGCGGGCGCGCGGGTCGCGCCGGGGGCGGTCGTGCGCGGCGGCACCACCGTCGGCCGCGGCGCCGTGGTCGAGGCGGGCGCCACCGTGATCGGCAGCGTCCTGCTGGAGGACTCGTTCGTCGCCGAGGGCGCCACCGTCCGCGACTCGGTCCTCAGCCGGGGCGCCCGGGTCGGTCCCGGCGCGGTCCTCGACGGCGTCGTCCTGGGCGACGGCGCGGTGGTGGGTCCCGGCAACGAGCTGCGCTGCGGCGTCCGTGTCTGGCCCGGAATCAAACTGCCGCCGACCGCCGTCCGCTTCTCCGCCGACGACTGA